Proteins from one Pithys albifrons albifrons isolate INPA30051 chromosome 2, PitAlb_v1, whole genome shotgun sequence genomic window:
- the SNX5 gene encoding sorting nexin-5 isoform X2, producing the protein MALHCGDVQDKLRSVSVDLNVDPSLQIDIPDALSEKDRVKFTVHTKTTLPDFQSPAFSVTRQHEDFMWLHDTLTETEEYAGLIIPPAPSKPDFDGPREKMQKLGEGEVSMTKEEFAKMKQELEAEYLAVFKKTVSSHEIFLQRISSHPVLSKDRNFHVFLEYDQDLSVRRKNTKEMFGGFLKSVVKSADEVLFSGVKEVEDFFEQEKTFLVNYYNKIKDACAKADKMTRSHKNVADDYIYTSACLNSLALEEPTVIKKYLLKVAELFEKLRKVESRVSSDEDLKLSELLRYYMLNIEAAKDLLYRRTRALVDYENSNKALDKARLKSKDVELAEAHQQDCCQKFEKISESARQELMSFKQKRIAAFRKNLIEMAELEIKHAKNNVSLLQSCIDLFKS; encoded by the exons ATGGCTCTACACTGCGGGGACGTGCAGGACAAG CTGAGGTCTGTGTCTGTAGACCTGAATGTTGATCCTTCTCTCCAAATTGATATACCTGATGCCCTAAGTGAAAAGGACAGAGTGAAGTTCACTGTGCATACTAAG ACTACACTGCCAGATTTTCAAAGCCCTGCATTTTCAGTTACAAGGCAGCATGAAGACTTTATGTGGTTGCATGATACGCTCACTGAAACTGAAGAGTATGCAGGTCTCATT ATACCTCCAGCACCTTCAAAGCCTGACTTTGATGGTCCCAGAGAGAAGATGCAGAAGCTAGGGGAAGGAGAAGTGTCTATGACAAAAGAAGAGTTTGCCAAAATGAAGCAAGAACTAGAAGC tgaatACCTTGCTGTCTTCAAGAAGACTGTATCATCACATGAAATTTTCCTTCAGCGAATTTCTTCTCATCCTGTGCTCAGCAAAGATCgcaattttcatgtttttctggaGTATGACCAGGAT CTGAGTGTCCGGAGGAAAAACACTAAAGAGATGTTTggtggctttttaaaaagtgtggtAAAGAGTGCTGATGAGGTCCTCTTCTCTGGAGTCAAG GAAGTAGAAGATTTTTTTGAGCAAGAGAAGACTTTTCTGGTGAACTACTACAACAAAATCAAGGATGCATGTGCAAAAGCAGATAAGATGACAAGATCTCATAAAA ATGTTGCAGATGACTATATTTATACTTCAGCTTGCTTGAACAGCCTGGCATTGGAAGAACCTACAGTTATCAAAAA gtACTTGTTGAAAGTTGCAGAGCTCTTTGAGAAACTTAGG aaggTAGAGAGCAGAGTTTCGTCGGATGAAGACTTAAAGCTCTCTGAACTGTTGAGATATTACATGCTCAATATAGAAGCTGCTAAG GATCTTCTGTATAGACGAACAAGGGCTCTTGTTGACTATGAAAACTCAAACAAAGCTCTAGATAAAGCCAGACTAAAGAGCAAGGATGTCGAGCTGGCTGAGGCACATCAACAGGATTGTTGTCAGAAGTTTGAAAAGATTTCAGAATCTGCAAGACAAG AACTGATGAGCTTCAAGCAGAAGAGAATAGCAGCATTCCGCAAAAACTTAATTGAAATGGCagaactggaaataaaacatgcaAAG aaTAACGTTTCTCTCCTGCAAAGCTGTATTGACTTGTTCAAGAGCTAA
- the SNX5 gene encoding sorting nexin-5 isoform X1: MQEQDLLIRTCLWALKLRSVSVDLNVDPSLQIDIPDALSEKDRVKFTVHTKTTLPDFQSPAFSVTRQHEDFMWLHDTLTETEEYAGLIIPPAPSKPDFDGPREKMQKLGEGEVSMTKEEFAKMKQELEAEYLAVFKKTVSSHEIFLQRISSHPVLSKDRNFHVFLEYDQDLSVRRKNTKEMFGGFLKSVVKSADEVLFSGVKEVEDFFEQEKTFLVNYYNKIKDACAKADKMTRSHKNVADDYIYTSACLNSLALEEPTVIKKYLLKVAELFEKLRKVESRVSSDEDLKLSELLRYYMLNIEAAKDLLYRRTRALVDYENSNKALDKARLKSKDVELAEAHQQDCCQKFEKISESARQELMSFKQKRIAAFRKNLIEMAELEIKHAKNNVSLLQSCIDLFKS; this comes from the exons atgcaggagcaggaCCTGCTCATAAGGACCTGTCTCTGGGCACTAAAG CTGAGGTCTGTGTCTGTAGACCTGAATGTTGATCCTTCTCTCCAAATTGATATACCTGATGCCCTAAGTGAAAAGGACAGAGTGAAGTTCACTGTGCATACTAAG ACTACACTGCCAGATTTTCAAAGCCCTGCATTTTCAGTTACAAGGCAGCATGAAGACTTTATGTGGTTGCATGATACGCTCACTGAAACTGAAGAGTATGCAGGTCTCATT ATACCTCCAGCACCTTCAAAGCCTGACTTTGATGGTCCCAGAGAGAAGATGCAGAAGCTAGGGGAAGGAGAAGTGTCTATGACAAAAGAAGAGTTTGCCAAAATGAAGCAAGAACTAGAAGC tgaatACCTTGCTGTCTTCAAGAAGACTGTATCATCACATGAAATTTTCCTTCAGCGAATTTCTTCTCATCCTGTGCTCAGCAAAGATCgcaattttcatgtttttctggaGTATGACCAGGAT CTGAGTGTCCGGAGGAAAAACACTAAAGAGATGTTTggtggctttttaaaaagtgtggtAAAGAGTGCTGATGAGGTCCTCTTCTCTGGAGTCAAG GAAGTAGAAGATTTTTTTGAGCAAGAGAAGACTTTTCTGGTGAACTACTACAACAAAATCAAGGATGCATGTGCAAAAGCAGATAAGATGACAAGATCTCATAAAA ATGTTGCAGATGACTATATTTATACTTCAGCTTGCTTGAACAGCCTGGCATTGGAAGAACCTACAGTTATCAAAAA gtACTTGTTGAAAGTTGCAGAGCTCTTTGAGAAACTTAGG aaggTAGAGAGCAGAGTTTCGTCGGATGAAGACTTAAAGCTCTCTGAACTGTTGAGATATTACATGCTCAATATAGAAGCTGCTAAG GATCTTCTGTATAGACGAACAAGGGCTCTTGTTGACTATGAAAACTCAAACAAAGCTCTAGATAAAGCCAGACTAAAGAGCAAGGATGTCGAGCTGGCTGAGGCACATCAACAGGATTGTTGTCAGAAGTTTGAAAAGATTTCAGAATCTGCAAGACAAG AACTGATGAGCTTCAAGCAGAAGAGAATAGCAGCATTCCGCAAAAACTTAATTGAAATGGCagaactggaaataaaacatgcaAAG aaTAACGTTTCTCTCCTGCAAAGCTGTATTGACTTGTTCAAGAGCTAA
- the MGME1 gene encoding mitochondrial genome maintenance exonuclease 1 isoform X1 gives MQFLQILSRRPRKPEMLFQIPFCQKQFPYACLATSACIYSKKKTANSYAQVDQEKYKNLVYSVTSYKTSTQTPETIYEEDNLLYGPPDKDRPPVKAGTKTPKNWVPLINPNKRIPPLNSDSNLPRKIMLQKMKMPSVTRILQQTLSPQQVFYLERWKQKMIVELGKDGFEEYTKNIFLQGELFHSALESVFLCEEIATKEKSKDGVISGYLSSVEHVLEDISEVKALESGVYHETLQYLGLVDCVAKYRGQLCVIDWKTSEKPKPFLKNTYDNPLQVAAYVGAINHDANYDFQVCCGLIVVAYKNGSPAHPHFMDPDLCLQYWNKWLLRLEEYMDRN, from the exons ATGCAATTCCTCCAGATACTGTCCAGGAGACCAAGGAAACCGGAAATGCTTTTTCAAATACCATTTTGTCAAAAGCAATTCCCATATGCATGTCTGGCTACCTCTGCATGTATTTatagtaaaaagaaaacagcaaacagTTATGCACAAGTTGACCAAGAAAAATACAAGAACTTGGTCTACTCTGTTACATCTTATAAAACCAGCACCCAGACACCAGAGACAATATATGAAGAAGACAATTTGTTATATGGGCCACCAGATAAAGACAGACCTCCAGTTAAAGCTGGGACAAAGACTCCCAAAAACTGGGTTCCTTTAATAAACCCCAACAAGAGAATTCCCCCTCTCAACAGTGATTCAAACCTCCCCAGGAAAATCATGttacaaaaaatgaaaatgcccAGTGTTACCCGTATTCTTCAACAAACTCTCTCTCCACAGCAAGTCTTTTATCTAGAAAGATGGAAGCAGAAAATGATAGTGGAGCTTGGAAAAGATGGTTTTGAAGAGTATACGAAAA ATATTTTCCTCCAAGGAGAACTCTTTCATTCTGCTTTGGAATCTGTATTCCTGTGTGAAGAGATAGCAACTAAGGAGAAGAGCAAAGATGGTGTTATTTCTGGCTACTTATCAAGTGTGGAACATGTCTTAGAAGATATCAGTGAAGTGAAAGCTTTGGAAAGTGGAGTTTATCATGAGACCCTTCAGTATCTGGGCCTGGTAGACTGCGTGGCGAAGTATCG AGGCCAGTTGTGTGTGATTGACTGGAAAACTTCAGAGAAACCAAAGCCATTTCTGAAGAATACTTACGACAACCCATTACAGGTTGCAGCATATGTTGGAGCCATAAATCATGATGCCAACTATGATTTCCAG GTTTGCTGTGGACTCATTGTGGTTGCCTATAAGAACGGCTCCCCTGCGCATCCACATTTCATGGATCCTGATTTGTGCTTGCAGTACTGGAATAAGTGGCTTTTGCGCCTTGAAGAGTACATGGACAGAAACTGA
- the MGME1 gene encoding mitochondrial genome maintenance exonuclease 1 isoform X2 yields the protein MIVELGKDGFEEYTKNIFLQGELFHSALESVFLCEEIATKEKSKDGVISGYLSSVEHVLEDISEVKALESGVYHETLQYLGLVDCVAKYRGQLCVIDWKTSEKPKPFLKNTYDNPLQVAAYVGAINHDANYDFQVCCGLIVVAYKNGSPAHPHFMDPDLCLQYWNKWLLRLEEYMDRN from the exons ATGATAGTGGAGCTTGGAAAAGATGGTTTTGAAGAGTATACGAAAA ATATTTTCCTCCAAGGAGAACTCTTTCATTCTGCTTTGGAATCTGTATTCCTGTGTGAAGAGATAGCAACTAAGGAGAAGAGCAAAGATGGTGTTATTTCTGGCTACTTATCAAGTGTGGAACATGTCTTAGAAGATATCAGTGAAGTGAAAGCTTTGGAAAGTGGAGTTTATCATGAGACCCTTCAGTATCTGGGCCTGGTAGACTGCGTGGCGAAGTATCG AGGCCAGTTGTGTGTGATTGACTGGAAAACTTCAGAGAAACCAAAGCCATTTCTGAAGAATACTTACGACAACCCATTACAGGTTGCAGCATATGTTGGAGCCATAAATCATGATGCCAACTATGATTTCCAG GTTTGCTGTGGACTCATTGTGGTTGCCTATAAGAACGGCTCCCCTGCGCATCCACATTTCATGGATCCTGATTTGTGCTTGCAGTACTGGAATAAGTGGCTTTTGCGCCTTGAAGAGTACATGGACAGAAACTGA